From the genome of Uranotaenia lowii strain MFRU-FL chromosome 1, ASM2978415v1, whole genome shotgun sequence, one region includes:
- the LOC129737691 gene encoding uncharacterized protein LOC129737691, producing MERLKPHIRSGENLNLLTMIAVECMRLLVKFYSIVSPIAEIRQTELSLVNESFQKELEKEIDREIENIPDVQNYQETEQNDKGGENEGEEIEHELEDELEQNEYFTTNEPRDETMIRLASENERLKVVVSQLLQRIEALEMSNAPRPIEKNLHIKETNSTRVNTKETPNIKLQPVKSPINQDFCDWLKERCSSLESFENNFRPKSTHVDAVHAGEEVDVHVKRESHLPIHKWTLRYDGMDNGRKLNEFLKEVEFNARSEGYSKAELFASAHYLFTRKARSWFMEVNENNELRTWENLVRELKNEFLPVDIDFQYERMLHARRQGTRETFQDYYLDMVRIFRSMSYQWDDGRKFDALFRNTRDDCKIAMLAANIDTIPKMREFGKKFDAINGQGYVQKNDRFQGRPPARVEELQENDRWRDNRQQNRQKEYQNRSFKPKYKNEQNNRSSDQKNDSQRVGGGNNYYQKPQQQVFTNLCNRNEDTNPKPEDYPVRQGSPLKNLERPQAHSVSGLTAVLHQLGYSQMEAATEVDEISPLLVQLSGDARPFVKIQLMGIELIGLLDSGAARTVLGFGAKKLIKSLDLNLLPTSVNLQTASGDSLEVVGCADVPITFNGSTRILSVLFAPKLQRRCVLGYDFWLKFGISPNIPNQPLDILDDEIPSETDQEEKLTSEQIQQLEEVKKLFIVAAPGKLTKTHVIEHVIDLKDECKNLDPVRKNPYPWSPHIHAKVQRALDNLIRDDIVEPSESDWALPIIPVAKRDTSEVRLCLDARKLNERSKRDAYPLPHQDRILSHLGPVRFLTTIDLSQAFLQIPLNPKSRKYTAFSVPGRGLFQYKSCPMGLVGSPATLSKCMDRVLGHGALEPAIFVYLDDIVVATLTFEDHIAKLKELAKRLGEANLSINLQKSKFCCQELPYLGYILSKDGLRPNPDRIQAIIGYQVPKSVRQLRRFLGMVNYYRRFIENFSSIVAPLTDLLKNKPKRVQWNQAAELSFQAIKERLISAPVMANPNFAFPFVIQTDASDNAIAGVLTQTHDGEEKVIAFFSEKLKGAELRYHAAEKEGLAALRSIEKFRGYVEGSKFTLVTDSAALTFIMRAKWRSSSRLSRWSITLQQFDMDIRHRKGKDNIVPDALSRSIETLDAKSEDGWFSKLLSAVKADPEKYVDFRIVDGNLFKFVASKADTMDYRFEWKHCVPASARSEILHQEHNQNLHIGFDKCIEKIKRRYYWPRMSSDIKKYIAKCEICRIGAPTEAILFRGEGSLERPVGVPTTEAPLCWNATPPGTTIEVAISPRGFVSSSKGKVPNRLALVKEVGGKQCKV from the exons ATGGAACGCCTGAAACCTCACATTAGAAGCGGCGAAAACTTGAATCTGCTGACGATGATCGCAGTTGAGTGCATGAGGCTGCTAGTGAAATTTTACTCAATTGTTTCACCAATCGCAGAAATCCGGCAAACTGAACTTAGTCTAGTAAATGAAAGTTTTCAGAAGGAGttagaaaaagaaattgatagagaaattgaaaatataccAGATGTACAAAATTACCAGGAAACGGAACAAAATGATAAGGGcggagaaaatgaaggagagGAGATTGAACACGAATTAGAAGATGAGCTAGAACAGAATGAATACTTCACTACGAATGAACCAAGGGATGAAACAATGATTCGGTTGGCATCTGAAAACGAAAGGCTTAAAGTAGTGGTTAGCCAACTGTTACAGCGGATAGAAGCGTTAGAAATGTCGAACGCACCTAGACCCATCGAGAAAAATTTACATATCAAAGAAACGAACAGTACGCGAGTTAATACAAAGGAAACGCCAAACATAAAATTGCAACCGGTAAAAAGTCCGATAAATCAAGATTTTTGCGATTGGCTCAAAGAAAGGTGCAGTTCTTTGGAGAGCTTTGAGAATAACTTCAGACCGAAATCCACCCACGTAGACGCAGTGCATGCGGGGGAGGAAGTTGACGTTCACGTAAAACGTGAAAGTCATCTACCTATCCACAAGTGGACTTTGCGCTACGACGGGATGGATAACGGTCGGAAATTAAACGAATTCCTTAAGGAAGTAGAATTCAACGCAAGATCTGAAGGCTATTCCAAAGCCGAACTTTTTGCCTCCGCGCACTATTTATTCACACGAAAAGCACGCTCGTGGTTTATGGAGGTCAACGAAAACAACGAGTTGCGAACGTGGGAAAATCTTGTGCGTGAACTTAAGAATGAATTTTTGCCCGTTGACATAGATTTTCAATATGAAAGAATGTTGCATGCACGGAGACAAGGTACTCGCGAAACTTTTCAAGATTATTACCTGGATATGGTGCGAATTTTCCGGAGCATGTCGTATCAGTGGGATGACGGCCGGAAATTTGACGCTCTCTTCCGTAACACCCGAGATGATTGTAAGATCGCCATGTTAGCTGCCAATATAGACACCATACCTAAAATGAGAGAGTTTGGTAAGAAATTTGACGCCATCAATGGACAGGGTTACGTTCAAAAGAATGATCGATTTCAAGGAAGACCTCCGGCTCGTGTCGAAGAACTCCAAGAAAACGACCGATGGCGGGATAACCGTCAACAGAATCGTCAGAAGGAATATCAAAACCGCTCGTTCAAGCCAAAGTAtaaaaacgaacaaaataaTAGATCATCGGATCAAAAGAATGATTCACAAAGAGTAGGAGGTGGTAATAATTATTACCAGAAACCACAACAGCAGGTCTTTACGAATCTTTGTAACAGAAATGAAGATACCAATCCCAAACCTG AAGACTACCCAGTGAGGCAGGGTAGTCCGCTGAAGAATCTCGAAAGGCCTCAGGCTCATTCGGTTTCTGGTCTAACTGCAGTTTTACATCAGTTGGGTTACTCTCAAATGGAGGCTGCTACGGAAGTTGACGAGATTTCACCTTTGCTTGTTCAGCTTAGTGGAGATGCCAGACCATTTGTGAAAATCCAGCTGATGGGGATTGAGTTGATCGGATTATTGGACAGCGGAGCAGCCAGAACTGTGTTGGGATTTGGtgcgaaaaaattaataaaatctttGGATCTCAATTTGTTACCGACGTCTGTTAATTTGCAGACGGCATCTGGTGATAGTTTGGAAGTAGTTGGATGTGCTGATGTACCTATTACATTTAACGGCTCTACTAGAATTTTATCTGTTTTATTTGCACCAAAACTGCAACGTAGGTGTGTGCTGGGGTATGACTTTTGGTTGAAATTCGGAATAAGTCCAAATATTCCGAACCAACCATTGGACATACTTGATGACGAGATTCCCAGTGAAACGGACCAGGAGGAGAAGTTGACCTCGGAGCAAATACAGCAGCTTGAAGAGGTCAAGAAACTCTTCATAGTTGCGGCGCCTGGGAAGCTTACAAAAACCCACGTCATTGAACATGTCATTGATCTAAAAGATGAATGCAAAAATCTAGACCCAGTTAGAAAAAATCCTTACCCCTGGAGCCCACATATCCACGCAAAGGTTCAGCGAGCTCTAGACAACTTGATTCGAGATGATATTGTGGAACCATCGGAATCCGATTGGGCATTGCCTATCATTCCGGTGGCGAAACGAGATACATCTGAAGTCCGGTTGTGCCTAGATGCTCGCAAATTGAACGAACGTTCCAAACGTGATGCGTATCCTTTACCACACCAAGACCGGATCTTAAGTCATCTGGGACCGGTGAGGTTTCTAACCACCATCGATCTATCACAAGCGTTTCTGCAAATTCCCTTGAATCCTAAGTCACGGAAGTATACTGCATTCTCGGTTCCCGGCCGGGGGTTATTTCAATACAAATCCTGTCCTATGGGGCTGGTTGGGAGTCCGGCTACGCTTAGCAAATGTATGGACCGTGTGCTAGGTCATGGTGCGTTAGAACCAGCAATATTTGTCTACTTAGACGATATTGTCGTAGCCACACTGACGTTCGAGGATCACATCGCGAAACTGAAGGAATTGGCGAAGCGTTTGGGGGAAGCCAACCTTTCAATTAACCTTCAAAAGTCGAAATTCTGCTGCCAAGAGTTACCGTATCTCGGATACATTCTTTCAAAGGACGGTTTGAGACCTAATCCTGATCGCATTCAGGCGATCATCGGATATCAGGTACCCAAATCAGTCAGACAGCTAAGACGATTCCTCGGTATGGTGAATTACTACCGTAGGTTCATCGAAAACTTTAGCAGTATAGTTGCACCCCTCACTGACTTGCTCAAAAACAAGCCAAAGAGGGTGCAGTGGAACCAGGCAGCAGAATTATCCTTCCAAGCCATAAAGGAACGGCTTATTTCGGCTCCGGTTATGGCTAACCCCAACTTCGCCTTTCCTTTTGTGATCCAAACGGACGCCAGTGATAACGCGATAGCCGGTGTCCTCACTCAAACGCATGATGGAGAGGAGAAGGTCATAGCGTTCTTCTCTGAGAAGTTGAAAGGGGCTGAATTGCGATACCACGCTGCTGAGAAGGAAGGTTTGGCTGCACTTCGCAGCATAGAAAAGTTTAGGGGATACGTAGAGGGATCTAAATTCACCTTAGTGACTGATTCGGCTGCTCTAACTTTTATTATGCGAGCAAAGTGGCGATCATCCTCCCGTCTTAGTAGATGGAGCATCACTTTACAGCAATTCGACATGGACATCCGGCATCGGAAGGGGAAAGACAATATAGTACCCGATGCGTTATCCCGTTCAATCGAGACTCTGGACGCTAAGTCTGAGGACGGGTGGTTCAGTAAACTCTTATCGGCCGTTAAGGCCGATCCGGAGAAGTATGTGGACTTCAGAATCGTGGATgggaatttgttcaaatttgtggCATCTAAGGCGGACACAATGGACTACAGGTTCGAATGGAAACATTGTGTTCCGGCTTCCGCGCGAAGTGAAATCTTACATCAAGAACACAATCAGAATTTACACATCGGGTTCGACAAGtgcattgaaaaaataaaacggcGATATTACTGGCCTCGCATGAGTAgcgatataaaaaaatatatcgcgaAGTGCGAAATTT GCCGCATTGGTGCACCGACGGAAGCCATCTTGTTCCGAGGAGAAGGTAGCCTGGAACGTCCTGTCGGGGTTCCCACGACGGAAGCCCCCTTGTGCTGGAACGCAACCCCTCCAGGAACAACTATCGAGGTCGCCATCAGTCCTCGAGGTTTCGTCAGCAGCAGTAAGGGCAAGGTCCCTAACAGGTTAGCTTTAGTTAAGGAAGTGGGGGGCAAGCAGTGTAAAGTCTGA